In Aedes albopictus strain Foshan chromosome 3, AalbF5, whole genome shotgun sequence, the following are encoded in one genomic region:
- the LOC134289442 gene encoding uncharacterized protein K02A2.6-like yields MMAVVVDGSECSNIGLVTDVPETKVYRGSFPKNTASSKCAPQDISDDIEMSEAMGATKHPIIEPVDVEPGTRTISVLNRPLPEHPSSMASALDEATDGSIIVAVVAGLRCPFLIDSGAQVNTFTEDSFCKLMSDPAYSSEVFEVKCGTDRPLKAYASSGNIEVMATFNAYLFISDDRPILLEKFYVVKEARALLSRTTASRYSVLMLGLKVPVQTVQTQPVAAHHVYAGEIAVLDTDDIFPKFNVPPVKIHYDKSKPPCRNIFLNIPAAVKPLVEKRIQELIKANIIEPVIDGMDTSFCSSMLVVPKGKEDIRLVIDLRGPNRYIYRTPFSMPTLEQILAEIDGATWFSTIDISNAYFHIELDEESRHLTNFFTEFGMFRCVRLPFGLCNAPDLFQETLQRKILGGCKGCKNYQDDVLVFGATKEEHDRNLEAVLACLANHNVKLNEEKCVFGSQIVGFLGFTLTPQGWMIEEEKISAINNFRTPVSCSEVKSFLGLITFVDKFIIHRATKTEHLRALATSERFYWTEKEEAEFSYLKNEAFKTIKRLGYYNPSDRIELFVDASPTGLGAVLVQYNASEQPRIIACASKVLTATEQRYPQTQKEALAVVWGVERFNYYLLTTSFVIRTDAEANQYIFNTNHRLGRRAVTRAEGWALRLQPYDFTVQRVAGVENVADALSRLIPETQQTEPFEDDEEKHFLYALDPGCMELTWTEIESRSEGDEELQLVRKALETNKWPQDIRAYEAQKKKMHCLGFLVFKDERTILPHSLRRKALESAHGGHIGEVAMKRIMRQFFWWPKMSVEVSRFVRNCETCTLLSRRNPPLPLASRDLPDGPWEILQIDFLSVPNFGTGEFLVVVDTYSRYLHVVEMKSLDAESTNSALCEVFHTWGYPVIIQSDNGPPFQSTAFNEYWKGKGIEIRKAVPLSPQSNGAVERQNQGIIKAMSASRIDGRNWRNALQEYVHRHNTLVPHSRLAVTPFELMVGWKHRGTFPSLWGGASNEELDREEVRDRDAETKLSSKMYADSVRGARESNIKIGDVVLLAQQKRNKTDPTFSSERYRVVAREGAKVVVISKAGVQYARNVQEVKRAPDFAIDTGEASDDHAEDDTVPSFANSGNISENDGASSSQQEIIPRALRSRQQIKRPSRFDHNFVYRVFH; encoded by the coding sequence AGAGCATCCTAGTTCAATGGCTAGCGCGTTGGACGAAGCTACAGACGGGAGTATAATCGTAGCAGTTGTAGCAGGATTGCGATGCCCGTTCCTGATCGATTCGGGAGCGCAGGTCAACACATTCACCGAGGATTCTTTCTGCAAGTTGATGTCAGATCCTGCATATAGCAGCGAAGTATTCGAAGTGAAGTGTGGAACCGATAGGCCGCTAAAAGCGTATGCGTCTTCTGGAAACATTGAGGTAATGGCCACATTCAATGCATATCTGTTCATCTCTGATGACAGACCGATTTTGTTGGAAAAGTTTTATGTGGTTAAGGAAGCACGAGCTCTTCTAAGCAGAACAACTGCATCGCGATACAGTGTTCTAATGCTTGGGCTAAAGGTCCCCGTACAGACCGTACAGACACAGCCAGTTGCTGCTCACCACGTATATGCTGGGGAGATTGCAGTGCTTGACACGGACgacatttttccaaaattcaatGTTCCTCCAGTCAAGATTCACTACGATAAGTCGAAGCCACCGTGCCGGAACATTTTCCTGAACATCCCGGCGGCCGTGAAACCTCTAGTGGAAAAACGGATCCAGGAGCTGATTAAGGCAAACATAATAGAACCAGTCATCGATGGAATGGATACGTCCTTCTGCTCTTCCATGTTGGTTGTACCTAAAGGAAAAGAAGACATCAGGCTGGTTATTGATTTGCGAGGTCCCAACCGATATATTTATCGGACTCCCTTTTCGATGCCAACGTTGGAGCAAATTTTGGCTGAAATAGATGGAGCTACCTGGTTCTCTACAATTGACATTTCGAATGCGTACTTCCATATCGAGTTGGACGAAGAGTCAAGGCATCTGACCAACTTCTTCACGGAGTTTGGCATGTTTCGTTGTGTGAGGCTGCCATTTGGACTCTGCAATGCTCCGGATTTATTTCAAGAAACGCTACAGAGGAAGATACTTGGCGGATGTAAGGGATGCAAGAATTATCAGGACGATGTCCTGGTATTCGGCGCGACGAAAGAAGAGCATGATCGAAACTTGGAGGCTGTCCTCGCGTGCTTGGCTAATCATAACGTAAAACTAAATGAAGAGAAATGTGTCTTCGGCAGCCAGATCGTCGGATTCCTGGGTTTCACGCTGACGCCGCAGGGTTGGATGATCGAAGAGGAAAAGATCTCGGCTATCAACAATTTTCGGACGCCTGTCAGCTGCTCGGAGGTCAAGAGTTTTCTTGGCTTGATAACGTTCGTTGATAAGTTTATCATCCATCGGGCTACAAAAACGGAGCATCTACGAGCATTAGCCACTTCAGAGAGATTCTACTGGACAGAGAAAGAAGAGGCGGAGTTTTCCTACCTAAAGAACGAGGCGTTCAAGACAATCAAGCGTTTAGGATATTACAATCCATCGGACCGAATCGAGCTATTTGTGGACGCGTCACCTACGGGACTGGGAGCCGTGCTGGTCCAATATAACGCTTCTGAACAACCTCGAATCATTGCTTGTGCGTCGAAAGTGCTCACTGCCACCGAACAGCGCTACCCCCAAACACAGAAAGAGGCTCTGGCTGTCGTTTGGGGCGTGGAGCGGTTCAATTATTATCTGTTGACAACATCGTTTGTAATCCGAACGGATGCCGAGGCCAACCAATACATTTTCAACACCAACCACCGACTAGGACGAAGGGCTGTGACGCGTGCAGAAGGTTGGGCCTTGAGATTGCAACCGTACGACTTCACTGTTCAACGCGTAGCCGGTGTTGAGAACGTAGCTGATGCACTATCTAGGTTGATACCCGAAACGCAGCAAACCGAACCGTTTGAAGACGATGAAGAGAAACACTTCCTATATGCCTTGGATCCAGGTTGTATGGAGCTTACTTGGACTGAAATTGAGAGTAGGTCAGAAGGTGACGAAGAACTACAACTGGTACGCAAAGCATTGGAAACGAACAAATGGCCGCAAGACATTCGTGCATATGAAGCTCAAAAGAAGAAAATGCATTGCCTCGGATTTCTGGTATTCAAGGATGAACGAACGATCCTGCCACATTCTCTTCGTAGGAAAGCGCTAGAGTCTGCTCATGGCGGACATATAGGTGAAGTGGCCATGAAGCGCATAATGCGTCAGTTTTTCTGGTGGCCAAAAATGTCGGTTGAAGTATCTCGTTTTGTTAGGAACTGCGAAACCTGTACACTATTGTCCAGACGTAATCCGCCGCTACCACTTGCTTCAAGGGATCTTCCAGACGGACCGTGGGAGATACTGCAGATTGATTTTTTGTCAGTACCCAACTTCGGAACAGGGGAGTTTTTGGTTGTAGTTGATACATACTCGAGATACCTTCATGTTGTTGAGATGAAATCCTTGGACGCAGAAAGTACGAACTCTGCCCTGTGTGAGGTGTTCCATACCTGGGGCTATCCTGTTATAATTCAAAGTGATAACGGGCCTCCTTTTCAAAGCACAGCGTTTAACGAATACTGGAAAGGAAAAGGGATTGAAATACGTAAGGCAGTGCCTCTGAGTCCTCAATCCAATGGGGCTGTCGAAAGACAGAATCAGGGGATTATAAAAGCCATGTCAGCATCCAGGATCGACGGGCGAAACTGGCGTAATGCTCTCCAAGAATATGTTCATCGACATAATACGCTGGTGCCTCACTCACGACTGGCGGTGACGCCTTTTGAACTAATGGTAGGATGGAAACATCGGGGCACGTTTCCTAGCTTGTGGGGAGGAGCCTCGAACGAAGAGCTTGATCGTGAAGAAGTCCGTGACCGTGATGCAGAGACGAAACTTTCGAGTAAGATGTACGCTGATTCAGTTCGGGGCGCCAGGGAATCCAACATTAAGATAGGGGATGTCGTGCTACTGGCTCAGCAAAAACGGAACAAAACAGATCCAACGTTCTCGTCGGAGCGCTACAGGGTTGTAGCTAGAGAAGGGGCTAAAGTGGTTGTAATAAGCAAAGCTGGTGTTCAATACGCAAGGAATGTCCAGGAAGTTAAAAGGGCACCTGATTTTGCAATCGACACTGGCGAAGCTTCTGATGATCACGCTGAGGATGACACAGTCCCAAGCTTTGCTAATTCTGGGAACATTTCGGAGAATGACGGCGCAAGTTCATCGCAGCAGGAGATAATACCTCGAGCACTCCGAAGTCGACAGCAAATAAAACGTCCCTCGAGATTCGACCATAATTTTGTGTATCGCGTGTTTCATTAG